AGAAGTAATAGCCAGAGCGTACCAGGTAGGATCTGTAGGCCGAGGTGTAAGAAAAGGAAAGGAGTCGAACGCATACGTTGTTGTTCTCCCAATAtcgaaaactatttttataagtatatatatatataaacgtgtatgtgtgtatctATGAGCTAAGCAACCCACTTAACTGTACTTGTAAAAAGTTTAACTAGGCGATTATGCAAACGGACACAAGCTACAGTCGAATATTTTATAGGCACCTCATTCGGATGAGCAGAGTGCGACGAGGGAGGATCGAACCTTCATGTTTCCTATGCGAAAGTACCTATTTATCAGTCATCACGGTGGGATAGCTGTTCCTTAGTACCTAATTTCAGAAGTTAACGTAGGCTTTAGGTCAGGAGTCCCGATGTGTGTTTATTTAGTTCCGTGTGTATATCCTTGGATGCCCcccgttgggcgccaattaattCGAGAGCAATGTTGAAAGTGCAATGGAAATCGTTgagtttttaaatatataaatttatatacaaatatacaaaggtTACAACTAATCAATTTACACAAGTGAGAGATCGTTTGATTGGTTTTTTACTGCGAATATTCTTAAGACTACTTTGGAGGGCGGAACTTGGGCGGGCGGATGTATTTTTCCGTTTGAAAAGTGTGCGCATTTGTTTATAGAGCAGAATACATCACCCGGAAGGCGAGATCCCTAATCTGTAAATGtgaatgtaaatgtaaatgtagaTGTATCTATGTGCTCACTGTACTCCATGTTTTCTGTGCTAACGAGAGACTCATGTACCTAAATGTTAATCAAGTTGCATCAAATCCCTATTTGTGTGCATTTGTATAGTTAAGACAAATATTTAGAAGTGTTTTATGTGCGTGGAGTAGGCGGGAGCTAGGCCAAATACGGAAATATGCTCACAGAAAACGGGAAAACAATAATTACGCGTACATTTCTAGAATTTATATAACCATTGTTGTGTATTCATGttgaaataattatataaatatattaaaatatacaagaatagaacaaatataatactcgTAGATATTTGTATGTGTTTGTACCTGTAGCTAGTTGGGATATTTAAGCACCAGATATTCAGAACGATTCAATCTGAAGAATTTGTGCTTTGCTTCTCGCCCTATTTTGATATTACATTATTATCGATTGAGAACCCAACTTTATTCAGTCCCTGAAAATGTGTGATAAATTATTTGCTCCGGCTCGaagtaattttcaatttgtgtcAAACATATTTAGGCGTAAGAAAAACATTGGAAACAGGAATATATAATTAAacgcaaattgaaattgttgtaACTTGagttcgttgttgttgtttgtttagcGCAGTAGCTGTGACACCTgcctacatacatacatatgtacctaGAGACCCTAGAAACTAATTTCGTATAAATTCATATAACCCCATATTTGCACACAGCAAGTTAGTCGCCTGGAATTTTAGTATTATTTACAAACAATCAAATGGACTAATTCATTTATGCAAGTTTCTCTGTTCCAAGGCGACTAACTTGCCGAGTGAACTTATGTGGCGTATGGAAATAAGCCATCGATGTTGCATGTTTGTTAGTTGAACTGGATGTGTACCTGTAAAATGAAAACCGAAACGTAGTCTATGCGAAATTAtcaagtaaatatttatatgtagaTAAGAAATTATGTACCGGCTGTTCGAAAGATATAACGATAAATATGTATTAGCACATGTAATGCCGCAATTTGCTCAAACTTAACTTAGGTCGCAAGTGAATACACAGAAACACAAACTGTCAATTCAGACAAGGTATTTATAGTTTTAAAGTAAAACAAATTACCCAATCGGCACATGACGTAGTGAAGTAAGCGGAGTTTACTTTAAACATTGAACAGAGGAGCTTCAAATTTTATATGAAACTTTGAGATGTCAACGGATTAAGTAATCGTgtttaaaaatcaaacccGAAGAGCTAGGCAAGTAATCAAATTGCAACTAATATCCCTGAAAACCGAATGCAACCGAAATAAGACCCATCAACCGGAAAACCCACCAGTTACATAAATACATGatcaacaataataatattcgATGTATGCATTTTAAGCGATAACATAGTTAAGAGTAGATAAAGTCAGAATGATAAAGAAGCATTCacattatttttcaaaagttctgttattcaaaatcaaaagcaaGCAGAGTTATGTTATCAGAAATGTTATGTTGAGGCGGAATTGAATGCCTGCACAGAAAATCAAAAGTAACAACCTGCTCCGATTCGAAACAAACACAATCCGTGGGCTAACTACACACACaataacttaataaaataGATGTATAACATTTTGCTGTTCTGgtaatcaaaaaaatatatgttatatcaaattaaaagtgtaAGCAAATATGAAACGTACGAGTATTCCACAGATGCCAATAACTAAACGAGTAATCATAACAAGTATGGTAACATTTAACATTAAGCCAGGAAAACAATATTcatgaataaatatttatgggtTTTAACAGTCAGTCAGTTGCGTAGAGTACTCGTATTTcatttcacaaaaaaaaggtGTGGAGGGAAACAAGGATGATAGTTATCTCGCGGATTTATAACCGATTCGAGCACCGAAGGCTAATCCCCACCATTCCTTACTCTGCCTTCTCCTCATGCATAATCGGAATTAACTACAAACACATTAATCCGGCCAAATAGAGGGGCATTTCCTACTTTCTATATTTCAGATTTACACATTCTACAAAGTACGGAGTAGATTCGATGACGTGCTCTCGCCTGTAAAGGCGCGACTCTCAACGCAGAGTGCTATGGACGCACTTGCAAACGCGCTGTCTAAATTTCAGCTCAAGCGAGAATCTTTTACTGCTTCGGAACCGGTTTGACCTGGTTCAAGTGGTCGTATTTTTAGCGGTGGCGCGCACCCTGTGTGGCGCAGAGCGTAAAGCGTGCGACTACAAATCCCAACTGACGGGGTTCAAAACCACCTctgaacaatttttttttttgttactaATAACCTTTTTTGAAGCCTTTTCTGTCCTTGaattatattaaaaagttGAGTAGGGGCAGTAAAGTAATTATTGAATAGcccattttctttttggcttATACTTTGTACAATGTTTAACGTGTTATAAACGGAATAATGACGGTGAAAATGCGTTTTCCAATTGATTTTCCATGCATATTTAGACACCACAAACAGAAACTTCATTTTGTGAATATAATCCACTTGATGAACAATATAAACGCTACAATGATGCTgaaaaaaactattattttaattttactgGCTGCTCTTCTGGACAAATCTGGTGCAAAAAAAGTCGACGGCTACAAATGGTGCACGGTGGTCAAAAATGGAGTCTGTGTGaattaaaaactttataaatattaaataaaatatgtccCTGTGTTGAGTCCCTCAAACCAAATTGAACCAATCCATTAGTTTTCATGTACTGTGCAGTGCAGTGGAAGAATTCTTTTGCCTTGCAGTTACAATCTTGTAAAAACACATTTACATTCATCAGGGCGGCACAACTGTTCTTTAATCTATTGCGACACTGAACAATCCCAAGCTTTGAATTAGGAACTAGCTGGTAGCCATAGACAGTCGTTTAACTAAACAGGTTTGGAGGAGATCAAAAACTTTCGggccaattaaaaaaaatagcttTCTTCGAGAAAATGGCAGATACGAAATCCCAAGCGgaaacatttattgaaaacGTCCTGGGCATTGATGATGGAAAAGCAAGCTTAAGTGCGGGCGAACTACCTATGGCCAGGAGTTTTTTCTGTCCGCTCCTGCTGCTTGTTCTTTGGATAGTCTCCTTAAGTACGGATGTGAGTTGCTCTTAGACCAAATCCTCTTACTTTCTTATTTTCCCAGGCATTTTGGGTTGTATATGCGTGTGCTGCAAGTTTGTGAAATCGGAATCATTTACGAGCTACGACTCCGACAGCTTTGAGCTGCAGGAGGTTCATATCGTAGAGCCCAGACTTGGACATGTCAAAGGATGTGCGTGCCTGGAGTGCCTGCATCGCCAATTCGAGCAAAGTAATGGAAAGT
The sequence above is drawn from the Drosophila melanogaster chromosome 2R genome and encodes:
- the CG46398 gene encoding uncharacterized protein, with the protein product MADTKSQAETFIENVLGIDDGKASLSAGELPMARSFFCPLLLLVLWIVSLSILGCICVCCKFVKSESFTSYDSDSFELQEVHIVEPRLGHVKGCACLECLHRQFEQSNGK